The Aedes albopictus strain Foshan chromosome 1, AalbF5, whole genome shotgun sequence genomic interval GTCTATAAATCTATGCTGTTTGTAAACGACCTAACACAACGTTTGAGTAAGTCACTCAAAGCTGCACTACCAAATGTTGTTCTTGCGGCACGATACGAGAAAACCACCAAACGACTATACACCAACACGAAGGACGTCATACCCCCAGAGATGCGGAACAACGTCATCTACCGTATCCCTTGCAATGATTGTGCAGCCAGCTATGTAGGGTTAACGACAACCCAACTGAAGAAACGCATCAGCGGACATCGTTCAACCATAAACCAGCTTGAAGAACTAGTGACCAGCAACAGCGACAGTCCAACGACGAAATTTGAAATAGAACGGTTGAGGGAAAAAACGGCACTTCTGCAACATAGCATTGACGAAcaacatcggttcaatttagaAAAAACACAGATCTTAGATCAACACAGAAGGCAAACAGCTCTTCCTATTCTCGAGGTTTGTCATATTCTAAACACTCCAAACACCATCAACAAGAGATCAGACATCGAATGTCTTAGTTCAATGTATGCAGGCATTTTCCATACACTCCACACAAAGCGATCTGAAGTAACGAACACAGCAACAATAACAGAAATACCCAATAGCTACCAAAACGAATCCAACCATGTTGTCCCCACTTAGGTTCCACACATATTCACCACTTAGCTTAAACAAATTGGCCGTTAGTAGTGTTGttagaagtgcgaaccgaattcggCAAAAACATAACTAGTGTTCAAGAGTACTTAATTAATTCAAAAATATGCTGAAGAATGTTACTGATTCTATGTGTATTTCAGAGTCGATTCCAacgttttttaaatagtttttcggacggattatgcttccacaaagcctttcaaaacgaaagcgattaacaccccTGTAAGCCTCTTTTTCCATTGTTTAATGTTAAGTATATATAGTATAATTATCTTGTCTCAAacatagaattccctgaagaagatgtaatacacatcgaaacgtcggatgaaggagaatatctgatcgtttgattgcaattgcgactgccacgccgaaaatcctcccaggtgtccagatacctcagtcgaaagctgcctccaaataaaataatttcttgcacgcaaagttgtaagcaagctccatactgcagacaacctcttctagtctgtttgactaaaaaatgGGCATTTCAGCgtgtttcagagtgtttcaggaggtttcagatacGTTTTAGGAGTCTTCATAGGTAAGCTTCAGGGTGGATATCAAAGCGTTTCAGTAGATTTCAGAGGCGATTTCATGACGTTCCAGACTGAGCACGCTCAGTAcatacaacaataagaaatgtacaccgtgaactagatttcacgttttatagaacgcccatattgacagctggaactagttccagttcacggtgtatatttgcttgttctcatatttgcgtttgtttgttcacatttatcagaacggatttctgaGCTACACGCAATTTATAGTAATATGGCAAAGTAGTCTCATCACCAGGCCCTCGACATGGCCTATTTCAATGCATTGGAattatggtagacaggatgtcctgggcgctactATAATAAATTTTTCCCCTCTGTcagatgcgaaaacatcaacaactttttgtaaaacgtttattttggtttgttgatcaatttatggaaaaaaaatccgcccCAGATTCGAACCAAACATATAGCGAGGTTCGCTCTGCCGTTTATTTCCGATCCAACCCGAACCCGTACGCGTACGGAGTCCATCTGTCAAAATGAatgtattgcgcatttagttcaccactggactgcgcacgtagtcttcataagtgcgaaaatgtgaataaaagtgcgcgattactTCAAATCGAGTTGATGTGTTCggcgcattatttttttttatttatgccgaataagtgctctgaagacaccgagttgattgaATGCAATCgtgcactttaatttacgttttcgcaGTTTTGAAAACtagtatggattactgcacgaatttctactggcctgcttactctcacacgaaaattgacgtttgagcggtgtcggcaccgctcaaacgtcaaatttcctgtgagagtaagtgggccagcataaattcatgcagtggaccatagtgCGATAgttcagtggtgaactaaatgttcTATACACAATCCACCAAAACAAAAccggaaaaataaaattctcaacTATTCAAGCAAATAAGAGATAAAGGACTCGCTTGAGTGTGTTCTGCATTGGTTAATGCATAAGCCAACTAACATTTCTACGTGCGTTTAATCGCTAAAAGGAAGACTTTAACGAAAATGTACCACTGACAGTTCGATTGATTTGACTCAATTTCTGACAG includes:
- the LOC134285563 gene encoding uncharacterized protein LOC134285563; this translates as MGSPLSPIIADLVMESLLDNVVSRLNFPIPLIKKYVDDLVLALPPDKVVEVMNVFNSFNENIQFTYEMEENGRLPFLDMVLVRQQDQTIRTEWYSKPMSSGRLLDFLSAHPLHLKMNTVNNFMRRVREFTTNLSNEAADNTIDVILKLNHYPAPLRHRLLNRGIARRTNTPPSDETQVVYKSMLFVNDLTQRLSKSLKAALPNVVLAARYEKTTKRLYTNTKDVIPPEMRNNVIYRIPCNDCAASYVGLTTTQLKKRISGHRSTINQLEELVTSNSDSPTTKFEIERLREKTALLQHSIDEQHRFNLEKTQILDQHRRQTALPILEVCHILNTPNTINKRSDIECLSSMYAGIFHTLHTKRSEVTNTATITEIPNSYQNESNHVVPT